The bacterium genome segment CCGTCGCCGCCAAGGACCAGCGCGTCCACCTCGCCCCCGGACAGCCCCGCCAGGACCTTGGCCGCCGACACGACCGACAGCGTGTTCTTCTTGAAGACCCCGTCCTGATGCTCAACGACTACCAGTATGTCCGCCATGCGAATCCTCCGGATCGGTCGATTTCCAGCTCTGTCCCGGTTCTGCGGGAGTTCTCAGGAACGTCCCTGTTCTGCCGTCCCTGTTCTGCGGTTAGAGGACCTTCGCCTCGTTTTTCAGCTTCGACATCAGCTCCGCAACATCCGCCACCCGGCCGCCGCCCGCACGCTGCTTCGGAGCGGCATACGAGAGAACCTTCACCCTCGGGGCCATGTCCACGCCCAGCGACGCCAGAGGAACGACCTTCAGTTCCTTCTTCTTCGCCTTCATGATGCCGGGGAGCGACGCGTACCGCGGCTCGTTCAGCCGCAGGTCCGTGGTCACCACCGCCGGGAGCGCCACCTCGATCGTCTCCAGCCCGCCGTCGACCTCGCGGGTCACGTTCGCCTTCCTGTTGTCCGCTACGAACTCGACCTTCGACGCGAAGGTCGCCTGCGGCCACCCGAGCACCGCCGCGAGGATCTGTCCCACCTGGTTGTTGTCGTCGTCCACCGACTGCTTCCCCATCAGCACCAACTCGGCCTTCTCGCCGGAGACGACCTTCGCCAGCACCTTCGCCACCGCCAGCGAGTCGAGGTCGGTCCCCGCCTCGACCAGCACCGCGCGGTCCGCGCCCATCGCCAGCGCCGTGCGCACCTGCTGCTCGCCAACCTTCGGGCCGACGGTCACGACGACCACTTCGCCGGTCAGCTTCTCCCGGATCCGCAGCGCCTCCTCGACCGCGATCTCGCAGAACGGGTTCACGACCATCTTGATGTTGTCCAGGACGATCCCGCTCCCGTCCCCCTTGATCTTGACCTTCTCGTCGGGGTTGGGGACCGGCTTGATGGCGACCAGGATCTTCACGCCGCACCTCCCAGGGAATTCACCGCTTCGAACGTCATAACATACCGGAAACGCATATTAAACGCAACAATGAATGATGGTTCAGGCGCGATCTTTGCGGACGTACCAGCGATCGTAGAACGACTGGTACTCACCGGACTGGACCGCCCGCCACCACGGTTCGTTGTCGATGTACCAGCGCACCGTGGCGCGCAGCCCTTCCTCGAACGGAACCTGCGGGACGACGCCCAGTTCGGCCCGGATCTTCGCGTCGTCGATCGCGTACCGCCGGTCGTGGCCCGGTCGGTCGGGGACGAACTTCATCGCCCGCTCGTCCTTCCCCATCGCGGCGATCAGCAGTTTCGTGATCTCGATGTTCGTCCGCTCGTTCCCCCCGCCCACGTTGTAGATCTCGCCGGGGCGCCCGCGCTGCAGCACCGCATCCACCGCCCGTGAATGGTCCTCCACGTGGATCCAGTCGCGAACGTTCATCCCGTCGCCGTACACCGGCACCGGCTTCCCCTCGCGCAGCAGCGTCACGAAGAACGGGATGAGCTTCTCGGGAAACTGGTACGGACCGTAGTTGTTCGAACAGCGGGTGACGAGCACCGGCAGGCCGAACGTCTTCCCGTACGCCCGCACCAGCAGGTCCGCGGACGTCTTGCTGGCGGCATAGGGAGAGTTGGGCTTCAGGGGCGACTCCTCGGAGAACTTCCCGGTGGCCCCCAGCGAGCCGTACACCTCGTCGGTCGAGATCTGCAGGTACCGGGCGACCCCGCTCTTTCGCGCCACGTCGAGCAGCACCTGTGTCCCCAGGATATTCGTCCGCAGGAAGAGCGCCGGGTCGTCGATGCTGCGGTCCACGTGCGTCTCGGCGGCGAAATTCACGACCGCCTCCGGCTTCTCCTCCGCGAAGATCCTCACGATCCCGGCCGCGTCGCAGATGTCCGCCCGCCGGAAGACGTACCGCGGATCCCCCGCCACGTCCGCCAGATTCGCCAGGTTCCCCGCGTAGGTCAGCTTGTCCACGTTCACGACGGACCCGTCGGAGTGGGCACCGAGGATGTACCGGATGAAGTTCGAGCCGATGAAGCCGGCCCCCCCGGCGACGAGAATCCGCATCAGCCCGCCCCCCCTTCCGGATGGATCATCCCAAGGTACTCCCTCACCGCTTCCTCCCACGGCCTCGGGGAGACCCCCGTGACCGTGCGATACCTCTCCTTGCTCAAAACGCCGTACGCCGGCCTTGGCGCCGGGTACGGCAATTCCCGCGACCGTGCCGGGAACAGCGACTCCGTCGGCAACCCGCAATGCTGCAGCACGTACCGGGCGAGGCCGAACCAGCTCGTCTCCCCTTCGCCGGAGAAGTGGACCGTCCCCCGCGCGCCCGCGTCGAGAAGGATGCGGACCGCGACGGCAAGGTCCCTCGAAAACGTCGGGCACCCGACCTGGTCCGACGCGACCCGAAGCGCTTCCCCCCGCCGCGCCTTCTCGAGGATCGTGCGGATGAAATTCCGCCCCCCGGGGCCGAACAGCCACTGCGTTCGCACCAGCAGGTGGTCGCCCCCCTCCTCCCGAAGCGCCTGCTCGGCGGCCCACTTCGTCTTTCCGTACACGGAGAGCGGGTTCCCCGGATCCTCTTCCCGATACGGCCGGCGCGACGTTCCGTCGAAGATGTAATCGGTGCCGAAGGTGACCATCAAGGCCCCGCGCTCGCGGCAGGCGCGCGCGACGTTGCGCGTCCCCTCGACGTTGAGAAGGCGCGCCGCCTCCGGTTCGCTCTCCGCCCGGTCCACGGCCGTGTAGGCCGCGCAATGGATCACCACGTCCGGGCGGAACCCGGCGACCTCCCGCCGGCACGCCGCGGGGTCCGTCACGTCACACTCCTCCCTGTCCGTCGGGAGGATCTCCGCGCGATCGCGAAAGACCTCGCCGACCTCTTTCCCGAGCAGGCCGATCCCGCCGGTGATCAGCAGCCTCACGCGGCGGGTCCCGGCGACCCACCCGCGACGGTCACCCGTCCTTCCTCGCCCATTCGTGGGGGATGTCGTTGTCGTGCGGAGGAACGCGGAACTCGTCCGGCGCGTCGTACTTGTAGGTCTGCGTGGATACGTTGATCAGGAACGCCTCTTCCACGCTGATCGTCTTGAACCCGTGGTAGACGAGCGGCGGGATCCGCAGGACGATCGGCCGGTGCTCTCCGAGGAAGAATTCGTTCACCTCCCCCTTCGTGGTGGAGCCGTCCCGCGAATCGTAGAGCACGACCTTCATCATCCCCTTGACCACGCAGAAGTGGTCGAACTGGACCTTGTGGTAGTGCCACGCCTTGACGACGCCCGGGTACCCGGTGGTCAGGTACACCTGGCCGAACCGCATGTAGATCTCGTCGTCCTCGCGCAGGATCTCCATCAGCCGCCCGCGCTCGTCCGGGATGACTTTCAGCTGCTTCACCATCACGCCGTCGATCATCTCGCCCTCCTCGCAAACCTCAGAACAGGGACGTTCCTGCGAACTACCGTTGAACCGGGACACTCCTTACGGTAGCGGTGTCCCCGTTCTGTGCCGAATATTTCAGGTCTGTCCCTGTTCTTTTGGAGTTCTCAGGAACGTCCCTGTTCTGCGGTTGCGGCGGGCTCGTGGTTCTCGTGGGCCTTGCGGCCGATAGAGTGGTACAGGAACCCGCGCTCCCGCATCTTCTTCGGGTCGTAGATGTTGCGCCCGTCGAAGATGACCGGTTGCCGCATCAGGGACTTCATCAGCCCGAAATCGGGCTTGCGGAACTCGTTCCACTCCGTCGCGATCACCAGCGCGTCGGCCCCCTGCAGCGCTCCGTACGACGACTCGGCGTATTCGACCCGGTCCCCGTACCGGGCCTGCGCACCCCCCATCGCCTCCGGGTCGAAGACCACCACCGATGCCCTGGCATTCAGCATCTCGTCGATCAGGTGGAAGACCGGCGCCTCCCGCGTGTCGTCCGTGTTCGGCTTGAACGCGACCCCCCAGACGGCGAACCGCCGCCCCTCGAGCTTGCCGCCGAAGTGACGCTCTATCTTCCGGAAGAAACGCTTCCGCTGCTCCTGGTTGATATCCTCCACGGCCTGGAGGACGGAGAGCGCCGACCCCGCGTCGGACGCGCTTTTCAGAAGCGCTTTCACGTCTTTCGGGAGACACGACCCGCCGTACCCCAGTCCCGGGAAGAGAAACTTGGGCCCGATCCGCGAATCGGAGCCGATCCCGTCGCGGATCCTGTCGATGTCGGCCCCCACGGCGTCCACGAAGTTCGCGAGGTCGTTCATGTAGGAGATCTTGAGGGCGAGAAAGGCGTTCGCCGCGTACTTGGTCACCTCGGCGCTTTTTTCGTCCATCACGATGACCTTGCTGCCGGTCTGCAGGAACGGCTCGTAGAGGTCCTTGAGGGCCACGATCGCCCGCTCCTCGCTCGACCCGATCACCACACGCTCCGGCCGCAGGAAATCCTCGACCGCGAACCCCTCGCGCAGGAATTCCGGGTTCGACACGACGTCGAATTGGAACGCCGGCCCCGCGTTCGCCCGGATCGCCGCCTGGACCTTGTCGCTCGTACCCACCGGCACGGTGGATTTGTCGACAACCACCTTGTACCCCAAGGCCGGGTTGCGCGCGAAGATCTTTCCGAGGTCTTCCGCCACCTGCAGGATGGACTTCAGGTCCGCGGAGCCGTCTTCCCCCGGGGGGGTCGGCAGGCACAGGAAGACGATCTCGGCCGGAACGACCGCCTTCTCGAGATCCCCGGAGAAGGAGATCCTCCCCTTCTTCAGGTTGCGCAGGTAGATGTCCTCGAGCCCGGGCTCGTAGATCGTCACCTGTCCCGCGTTCAACTTCTCGAACACCGACGGGTTCGTGTCGACGCAGTGCACCGCGTTGCCCCGTTCGGCAAGGCAGACCCCGGTCACCAGCCCCACGTACCCCGTTCCGACGATCGCCACGTTCATCCCGGAAACCTCGCGGAATACGACATATTATGGGATGGAGAATACCCCAAACGACCCCGGTCCGTGAAGGGACAATCGTGCGCTCCGACCTCGCGGGGTATACTGCCCGGGATGATGTTCCCCCGACGCATCGCCGGAGCCGGCGCGTTCGTCGCCGCCTTCCTCCTTTTCGCGCTCTTCCACCCCGCCGTCGCCGTCGCGATCTCCGACCCGCACGGAACGCGCCTCTACGGTTCGCAGGCGATCGTCGCGACCAAGCGGATCCTCCCCCTGGACGTCGACGTCTCGTTCGGCTTCGGCAACGGCCGCCTCGGCAAAGAGCCCCTTCCGGAGCAGGGGGAAGGGTTCGAGATCGAACTGCTCACCGACCCGCGCAAGTGGGCCCGCGGGGCCCTCCCGTTCGGCGGCATCCAGTACGCCCCCGCGCCGTGGATCTCCCTTCTCCGGAGTATTCCCCGGTCCGCTACGAACGGCATACCCGGGATCCAGCGCAGAAGAAATATTTTCCGACGGCCGTCCGCTCTCCGTTGAATTTCGGCGCACGCGTAAAGCCGCTCAAGTGGCTGGAAATCGGCGCGAGCTGGCAGCGGGGAAACGAGTTCGGCGTCACCGCCTCCGTCGCCTTCGACATCGGCCGGCCGCTCGTCCCCGTCTACGACGAACCGTACATGGAGACCGCCGGGGCGTCCCGCGCCCCGATACAGGACCGGATCGCCTTCGCCCTCTCCGCCGTCGGCTTCAGCGACATCGCCGTCTCGGACGACGGTTTCACCTTGCGGGTCGACGCGCAGAACGACCGGTACTTCTTCGCGCCCCGCGCCGTCGAGGTGCTTCTCGCCACGATCGCCCCGTTCGTCCCGCCGGGCGTCGAATACGTCCGGGTGCAGTTGAAGGAGAACGGCATCCCGATGGCGGAGGCGGCCGTATCGGCCTCCGCGCTCTCCGGGGCGGGAGACGGCTTCTTCGCCGCCGACCGGATCCGCGCCGCCGCCGGTTCGACTACAGCCTCAAACCGTCGTTTGAGGCGTTCCTCAACGATCCGTCCGGCTTCTTCAAGTACCGCGTCGGCCTGGCCGGGTCGCTCAGCGCGTTCCCCTGGCGGGGCGGGACCTTTCTCCTCGGCATCGAGGGATACCCGCTGAACAACGTCTCCACCTCCATCGCGCCGCTTTCGATCCCCATCCGCAGCGACGTGGCGGAGTACAAGAAGGAACAGATCACTCTCGGGCGGCTGCTGTTCGACCAGGTCGTCGCGACGAGGGACCCGGTCTACTTCCGGGCGGCGGCGGGGATGCTGGAGACGATGTTCGGAGGCGTCGACGCCGAGGTCGCGGTACCGTTGTGGAACGGCAGGATCCTCGCGGGGGCGTCGGGAGGCGTCGTCCGGAAGCGGGCGGCCAACGACCCGTTCCGGTTCCGCGGCAACGACAACTACCACACGTCGCTGCTCCAGGGACGCCTGAACGTGCCCGAGATCGACGCGGCGATCGACGTCAAGTGGGGTCGCTTCCTCGCGGGCGACCGGGGGGTGCGGGTCGCGGTCTCGAAGTTCGTCCGCGGCGTCACCCTGTCCGCATGGTACAGCGCCACCGACACCGACGTGTTCACGGACCCGTTCAACCGGGGTTATCACGACAAGGGGATCTCGGCGGAGATCCCGATCCACCTCTTCACCGGGCGCGACTCGAGGACGGCGTACCGGTACAGCCTGTCGCCGTGGACGCGCGACGTAGCGCAGGACATCGACCGGCACCTGCCGCTCTTCGACCGGATCGGCCTCCCGCGCGGTCGCGGCCGAAACCTGGGAAACGTGGCCGAAAAAAACGGACGAGCCGGGAGTCACCCCGCCCCCGGCGGAAGGCACCGGGGCGGCCGAGGCCGGAGATGCGGCGGGAAAGAAAGCCGCGAAAGGCCTCTCCGCCGGGACGATCGGCTGGATCGCCTTGGGGGCCGCCGCGGTCATCGGGGTCGGGGTCGCCGCTGGCGGAGACGGGGGGGGCGGGTCGACAACCCCAGCTCACCCCTGACCGGTTCAGCCCGCGCGCCATCGATTGAATCGCATACGGTTCCTTCTTGTCGTTGTCGTTCTCTCTTCCTTGTCGATTTTCAACGCTACGCTTGCATACACCGTCCCCCTGGAAGACCACCCCGCGGTTCCCGCAATCCTTGATCGCGCCGAATCCCTCTTCCAGTCGATGAAGAGTCGCGACTACCCGGCGATCTTCGCGGCTCTCAGCACGAAATCCCGGGAGACGATCGTCGCGGAGACGACAGCCGCCCTTGCCGCCGCGGTAAAGCAGGCGCCCCCGGGGGCGCCGACCGCCGCCGGCACACCGTCCTCCCTGGAAAAGATGCCGGCTCCCGGCCCCGAGGCGGTCCGCACGGATTTCACCGTGGGCGGGCCGATTGCGCGGGATTACTGGGACGCCTTCCTTCGCCGCTTCGATCCCGACGTCGCTCTCGAATACAGCCGCTGGGAGATCGGCTCCGTGGGAAAGGACCGCGCCGAGATCCTCCTCACCCGCCACGGCGCGGACCGCCCGGCGAGGCTGAACATGTTCCTTGAAGCCGGCGGCTGGAAAGCGGGCCTCGTCGAAACGTTCTGGTCCCGCTAGCACCCCGGTAGAAAGGGTCCGGGGCAACGGTTCTCACCGCGATTCCGACGCGAACATCGCGGCTCGGAGCAGGCGAGCCGGGCCTTCGAGCTGGGGGACCTGGTCGAAACCGGCGCGGGAGAGGACCGTCCCGACAGCGGAGACGAGGGCTTGATAGGTGAGGTCGCGGCTCCCGTTGCGCAGCGTGCGGCAGAGGTAGTACGTGTGGGCGCCGTGGTAGCCGCCGTCGATCCAGGCGTCGGCCGAGGTCTGGTCGTCGCGGCAGGCGGCGATGAGCACCGCGTTGGTCCGGGTGAGGCTGACGCCGAACCGGCGGGCGGCGCCGCGCGGGCGCCGCGGAGGCGGAGCAGGCGTTTCCGGAGGAGGGAGGAAGCGGTGCCGGTCGGAGGCGTCGGGCGGAGGAACGCCGCGGGGGCGGACGAAATTCCCGCGGGGGATGGCGCCTCCGGGGAACGCGGGATGCGCGGACCGCGTGAGGCCGGGCGGATCATGTCGGTGGCCGGAGAGGGCGACGTCGCGCAGGCCGGTGCCGGAGTGGCAGCAGTCGAGGATGACGGTCAGGAGCGCGCCTTGCGGTACGTTGGCGGAGGCGGCAGCAAGATCGTCGTCGGTCAGCGGGGCATTCCAGTCGAGGTCGTACGGGCAGAGGATCTCGTCAAGCCGGTCGGTCGTCTCGTCGCCGTTCCGGTCGGGCACCTGGGAGCCGTGGCCGGAGTAGTGGAAGACGAGGGAGTCGCCCGGGGAGGCCGCTGCGGTGAGCCAGTCGAGGCCGTCGAGGATCGCCAACCTGGTGGCGCGGGCGTCGGTGAGAATGCGCATGTTCCCACCGCCGGGAAAGCCGCACCGGCTTTTCAGCGTTTCGGCCATCTGGTGGACGTCGTTCACGCACCCTTTCAGTTCGTGGCGCGGATCCGGGTACCGGTTGATGCCGACCAGCAGCGCTTTCTTCATTGTCCTCCCCCTCTCTGTTCTGCGGTCTGTTGGGGGGAGAGGGAGCAAGGGGCGGGCCGAAGGCGTGCGAATCGCGCGCGGGTGGGCGCGGCGCCGGGATGGGACCGGAAAACGTCCGTGACGGAAAGAGTTTCGGGAGGGAAACCGGCCCGAGAGAACGTACGGAGAGCGGACGGGCGCGCGGCGACAGACCGGTTATCAAACCCTGTGTCCGGGAACCGGTCGGTCGCCTCCGGCTACGGTACGGCCACCCCTCTCCCGGTAGCCCGCCTTCAACGCCGGGAACACCTCCATGCCACCCCGGATACCCCGCGGCGAGCAGCTCCCGGAAGTAGGCGACGGTGCGGGTGAGCCCGTCGCGCAGGGGGATCCCGGCTCCCAGTGAAGCCTTGCCTTCGCCACGGTGATGTCCGGGCAGCGTCGGACCGGGTCATCCTGCGGAAGCGGCTGAAAGACGATCCCGGACGTCGACCCGGTGAGCTCCTTGACCATCGTCGCCAGCTCGAGGATCGTGAACTCGACGGGGTTGCCGAGGTTCACCGGACCGACCAGCTCGTCCTGGTCCATCATCGCGATCATCCCGGTCACAAGGTCGTCGACGTAGCAGAAGGACCGCGACTGGCCCCCCGTCCCGTACAGCGTGATCGGCTCCCCTTTGAGCGCCTGGACGATGAAGTTCGACACCACGCGGCCGTCGTTGGGATGCATCCGCGGACCGTACGTGTTGAAGATCCGCACCACGCGGATCTCCAGCTTGTGCTGGCGATGGTAGTCGAAGAAGAGCGTCTCCGCGCACCGCTTTCCTTCGTCGTAGCAGGCACGTATGCCGATGGGGTTCACGTTCCCCCAGTACGACTCCGTCTGCGGGTGCTGCGCCGGGTCGCCGTACACCTCGGAGGTGGACGCCTGGAGGATGCGCACCTTTAGGCGCTTCGCGAGCCCGAGCATGTTGATCGCGCCATGCACGCTCGTCTTCGTCGTCTGCACCGGGTCGAACTGGTAATGGACGGGGGAGGCGGGGCACGCCAGGTTGTAGATCCGGTCGACCTCGACATAGAGCGGCCAGGTGATGTCGTGGCGCATCAGCTCGAACATCGGGTGGCCGATCAGGTGGGCGATGTTCTGCCGGCGGGACGTGAAGAAGTTGTCGACGCACAGGACCTCGTCTCCCCGCGCCAGCAGCCGCTCGCACAGGTGCGATCCGATGAACCCGGCGCCGCCGGTGACCAGGACACGCTTCATTCCGCCCCCCCGTTCCGCTGGATTCTCATTCGTCCCGTTCGCGACGGCGTTCCCGTCGCGCCTCCTCGTACCACGCGATCGTCCTGCGCAGCCCTTCCTCGAACGGCGTACGCGCGGTGAAACCGAACTTCTCCTTCGCCCTGGAGGTGTCGAGGCAGCGGCGGGGCTGGCCGTCGGGCTTCGTGAGGTCGCGTACGATCCTCCCCCGGTAGCCGGTCATCTCGCCCACCATGGCGATCAGGTCGTTGATCGGCACCTCGCGGCCCGCGCCGATGTTCACCGGCGCCGACTCGTCGTACCGCTCCGCGGCCAATGCGATCGCCTCGGCGGCGTCGTCCACGTAAAGGAACTCGCGCGACACGGGGGTGCCCTTGAAGTAGCCGCTCCCCCATACGACCACCTCGGGCGCTCCGGAGTCGCGGGCGTCGACGAACTTCCTGACGAGCGCCGGGATGACGTGCGACTTCTTCGGCTCGAAGAAATGGTCGCGGGGGCCGTACAGGTTCTCGGGGAGCAGGTAGATCACGTTGAAGTCGTACTCCTGTCGGTACGCCTGTCCCATCACCATCAACATTTTCTTGGCCATGCCGTACGGGGCATTGGTCCGCTCGGGATATCCCGCCCAGAGGTCGTCCTCGCGGAACGGGATGCGCGGCGGCTGGAAAGGGTAGGCGCAGACGGTGCCGATCTGGACGAATTTTTTCACCCCCGCCTTGCGGGACTCCTCCATCAGGTGGATCCCCATCGCCGCGTTGTCGTAGAAAAGGGAACCGGGGTACTCCTGGTTCCAGCCGATCCCGCCGGCGTTGGCCGCGAGGTGGATGACGAGATCCTGCCCCGCGACGACCTCCGCGCACGCCGCCGGGAGGCGAAGGTCGAACCGGGCCGACCGCGGGACCGTGATGTCCTCCCGGCGCGCACCTCGGCCGAGCAACTGCGCAATGACGGGGGCCCCGAGGAAACCCGACCCGCCGGTGACCAGGATCTTCTTTCCCGCGAACCCGCTCATCCCAACTCCAAGGTTTCTCGAGAGACGGGCGTGTCCCCGTTCTGCGAGAGTTCTAAAGAACGTCCCGGTTCTGCGGATCCCTGTTCGACGGGTTACAGTTTCGAGCCGACGGGGAGGCCCTTGGCGGCGAGGATTTTGCGGCCCTCGCCGGGGGTCGGAAGCCCCGCGTCCTCCAGGTCGGCGTCGACCATGATCCGCACGATCTCCTTGAACGTCACCTTCGGCTCCCATCCGAGCAGCCTCTTCGCCTTCGACGCGTCGGCGATCAGGTTCTCGACCTCGGTGGGCCGGAAATATTTCGGATCGATCTTCACGTGCTCCTTCCAGTCGAGCCCCGCGTAGGAGAATGCCTCCCCGAGGAACTCTTTCACCGAGTGCGACTGGCCTGTCCCGACGACGAAATCGTCCCCCCGGTCGTGCTGCAGGATGCGCCACATCGCCTGGACGTATTCGTAGGCGAATCCCCAGTCGCGCCGCGCGTCGAGGTTGCCGAGGTACAGCTCCTTCTGCATCCCCGCCTTGATCCTCGCGATCGCGCGGGTGATCTTGCGGGTGACGAACGTCTCGCCGCGGCGGGGGGACTCGTGGTTGAAGAGGATCCCGTTGCAGGCGAACATGTCGTACGCTTCCCGGTAGTTGACCGCCATCCAGTAGGAGTAGACCTTGGCGGCTCCGTACGGGGACCGCGGATAGAAGGGGGTCTTCTCGGACTGCGGCGGGGGGCTGGCGCCGAACATCTCGCTGGAAGATGCCTGGTAGTAGCGGGCCTTGCTGCCCGCCCGGCGCAGCGACTCGAGGATGCGGGTGGTTCCAAGGCCGGTGATGTCGCCGGTGTATTCGGGGATGTCGAAGGAAACGCGCACGTGGCTTTGCGCACCCAAATGGTAGATCTCGTCCGGCAGGACGTTGTAGATGAGGTTGGTGAGCTGCCCGCCGTCCGACAGGTCGCCGTAGTGCAGGAACATGCGGGCCCCGGCGGCGTGCGGGTCGACGTAGATGTGGTCGAGGCGACCCGTGTTGAAGGTGGAGGCGCGGCGGATGATGCCGTGGACTTCGTACCCCTTCGACAGCAGGAACTCTACCAGGTACGACCCGTCCTGGCCGGTGATGCCGGTGATGAGTGCCTTGGGCATGCGGTTGTCCCCTGGCGAGCGATGTGGGCCGCGCTTGCGCGGTCTGGAGAATGTATCCCGAAACGGGGGGGAGTTCAATGACGGACCCGGTCGCGCTGCTTTCCGAATACCTGCGGATCGACACCTCGAACCCGCCGGGGGATTGCCGGGCGGCGGCGGAACTGTTGTGCGGGGCGCTCCGGTCGGCCGGGCTGTCGCCGGTGACGTGCGGGGCGAAGCCGGAGAAGCCGAACGTGCTGTGTCACGTCGGCGGGACGGAGGAGCCGGGGCTGCTCCTTATCCACCACATGGACGTGGTGCCGGCAAGGGCGGAGGAGTGGAGCGTGCCGCCGTTCTCCGCGGAAGTCCGGGACGGTTTCCTGTACGGGCGAGGGACGCTCGACACGAAGGGCCTGGGCGCGGCACACTGGTGCGCCGCGCTGCGTGCGGCGAAATCGGGGATCCTGCGGAAGAAACTGTTTCTCGTGGCCAACGCGGACGAGGAGGTCGGCGGAGGCGAGGGGGCAGACTATTTCGTGCGGAACCTGCCGTTCCCGATCGGGGCGGCGTACGGGATGAACGAGGGCGGCGTGGGGGTGACCGACATCTTCGGCGGTGGAGGGAAGTTCTTCCTGCTGAACATGTGGGAGAAGGGTCCCGTGTGGATGAAGCTGGCGGCGGCGGGGAGGGCGGGGCACGGCAGCCGCCCGTCGGCGAAGGACGCCCCGGCGCGGCTGGCCCGGGCGATGGCGCGGGTGGCGGAGTTCCGGGAGCCGGCGCGGCTCACGGAGCCGGTCCGGGAGATGGTGCGCGTGCTGCGCGCGAAAGGGTTTCTCGACCTCGACGTCGACGCCTTGCGGGGCGGCCCGGAGGAATCGGCGGCGCTGGAGGCCCTCGGGAGCCGGTTCCCCGAGATCGACCCGCTGCTGCGGAACACGTTCGCGGTGACGACGCTCGCGGCGGGGTTCAAGCCGAACGTGATCCCGTCCTCCGCGGAGGGGACCATCGACGCCCGGATCGTCCCCGGGGAGGAGCCGGAGGCGGTGGCGGCTCGGGTGCGGGCGCTGATCGCCGATCTCGACGTGTCGGTCGGGATCCTGTT includes the following:
- the gmd gene encoding GDP-mannose 4,6-dehydratase, whose amino-acid sequence is MPKALITGITGQDGSYLVEFLLSKGYEVHGIIRRASTFNTGRLDHIYVDPHAAGARMFLHYGDLSDGGQLTNLIYNVLPDEIYHLGAQSHVRVSFDIPEYTGDITGLGTTRILESLRRAGSKARYYQASSSEMFGASPPPQSEKTPFYPRSPYGAAKVYSYWMAVNYREAYDMFACNGILFNHESPRRGETFVTRKITRAIARIKAGMQKELYLGNLDARRDWGFAYEYVQAMWRILQHDRGDDFVVGTGQSHSVKEFLGEAFSYAGLDWKEHVKIDPKYFRPTEVENLIADASKAKRLLGWEPKVTFKEIVRIMVDADLEDAGLPTPGEGRKILAAKGLPVGSKL
- a CDS encoding M20/M25/M40 family metallo-hydrolase codes for the protein MTDPVALLSEYLRIDTSNPPGDCRAAAELLCGALRSAGLSPVTCGAKPEKPNVLCHVGGTEEPGLLLIHHMDVVPARAEEWSVPPFSAEVRDGFLYGRGTLDTKGLGAAHWCAALRAAKSGILRKKLFLVANADEEVGGGEGADYFVRNLPFPIGAAYGMNEGGVGVTDIFGGGGKFFLLNMWEKGPVWMKLAAAGRAGHGSRPSAKDAPARLARAMARVAEFREPARLTEPVREMVRVLRAKGFLDLDVDALRGGPEESAALEALGSRFPEIDPLLRNTFAVTTLAAGFKPNVIPSSAEGTIDARIVPGEEPEAVAARVRALIADLDVSVGILFAEKPNGSPMGPLYGAMEAAVLAVHPDAVVLPYMSTGFTDSRFFRSIGIPTYGLMPVLLPRAEHGKIHGVDERIPVDGIEEMTRTVYALIEGWNA